In a single window of the Pontibacter russatus genome:
- a CDS encoding FAD-binding oxidoreductase yields MKFNSITPEFAEALAAIVGREHVLLPTAADDMQRYTHDETEDLRFEPEVVLKPANAAEISLIMKFCHVNLIPVTPRGAGTGLSGGALAVHKGIVLSTERLNKILDIDERNLQATVEPGVITQVFQEAVIACGLYYPPDPSSRGSCFLGGNLSQSSGGPRAVKYGVTKDYVLNMEVVLPTGEVTWTGANVLKNATGYNLTQLMVGSEGTLGIITKIVFRLIPYPTQNLVLLVPFRKEEEACEAVSKIFRAGLVPSALEFMEREAIDWADRYLGLAIERPADERAHLLIELDGNDMDLLYKDAERLYEVLETFDVGDILVADNEKQKNELWQLRRNVAHAVKSNSIYKEEDTVVPRAELPALLKGVKEIGTRYNFKSVCYGHAGDGNLHVNIVKGDMTDDDWNNKLPEGIKEIFRLCVSLGGTISGEHGIGLVQRPYITIALNDVQLRLMRGIKALFDPHDILNPGKIF; encoded by the coding sequence ATGAAATTCAATTCTATTACCCCAGAATTTGCCGAGGCCCTGGCCGCCATTGTTGGCCGGGAGCACGTGCTGCTGCCCACCGCCGCAGACGACATGCAGCGCTACACCCACGACGAGACTGAAGACCTGCGCTTCGAGCCGGAGGTGGTGCTTAAACCTGCTAACGCCGCCGAGATCAGCCTTATTATGAAGTTCTGCCACGTAAACCTCATTCCGGTGACGCCGCGCGGCGCAGGCACGGGTCTGAGCGGCGGGGCTTTGGCAGTACACAAAGGCATCGTCCTGTCGACAGAGCGGCTGAATAAGATTTTAGATATAGACGAGCGCAACCTGCAGGCCACCGTGGAGCCGGGTGTGATCACGCAGGTCTTTCAGGAGGCGGTGATAGCGTGCGGGCTGTATTACCCGCCTGACCCCTCCAGCCGGGGCAGTTGCTTTCTGGGCGGCAACCTGAGCCAGTCGAGCGGCGGCCCGCGGGCGGTGAAGTACGGCGTCACCAAAGACTATGTGCTGAACATGGAGGTGGTGCTGCCGACGGGCGAGGTGACCTGGACCGGGGCCAACGTGCTGAAAAACGCCACCGGTTATAACCTGACGCAGCTGATGGTCGGGAGCGAGGGCACCCTGGGCATCATCACCAAAATCGTGTTCCGGCTCATTCCGTACCCGACGCAGAACCTGGTGCTGCTGGTGCCCTTCCGGAAAGAGGAGGAGGCCTGCGAGGCGGTGTCGAAGATTTTCAGGGCGGGCCTGGTGCCTTCGGCGCTGGAGTTTATGGAGCGCGAGGCCATCGATTGGGCCGACCGCTACCTCGGCCTCGCGATAGAAAGACCGGCCGACGAGCGGGCGCATCTGCTGATTGAGTTGGACGGGAACGATATGGACCTGCTCTACAAAGACGCGGAGCGGCTATATGAGGTGCTGGAAACCTTCGACGTGGGCGACATTCTGGTGGCCGACAACGAGAAGCAGAAAAATGAGCTGTGGCAGCTGCGCCGCAACGTGGCCCACGCCGTCAAGAGCAACTCCATATATAAGGAGGAGGATACCGTGGTGCCCAGGGCGGAACTGCCCGCGCTGCTGAAGGGCGTGAAGGAAATCGGCACCCGGTATAACTTCAAATCCGTTTGCTACGGCCACGCCGGCGACGGCAACCTGCACGTGAACATTGTGAAGGGAGATATGACCGACGACGACTGGAACAACAAGCTGCCCGAGGGCATCAAAGAGATATTCAGGCTGTGCGTAAGCCTGGGCGGCACCATCTCCGGGGAGCATGGCATCGGCCTGGTGCAGCGGCCCTATATAACCATCGCGTTGAATGATGTGCAGTTGCGGCTCATGCGCGGCATCAAGGCCCTCTTCGACCCGCACGACATCCTGAACCCCGGCAAAATTTTCTGA
- a CDS encoding alpha/beta fold hydrolase, which yields MKPDWLDRKEYPFKSKYLQLKAGRMHYVDEGEGPPIVMIHGTPVWSFLYRNLIKILRKKYRCIAMDMIGFGLSDKPENWSYKPRAHAANFEQLMDHLQLEDVTLLVHDFGAPIGFAYAIRHPAKVKSIVMLNSWTWSLSKHQSFTGTSKYLVGPLGKFLHSKLNVSADTLIKDLFEDEENMPEPIRQHYIKALGRPGDRVRTLTCARELVGVTRWYDELWKERRKIQDIPTLILWGERDKLIHIEALQCWKNFFHESYVIPFEEGGHFLQEESAEEIANYVSNFVQEEIKKRELVHHH from the coding sequence ATGAAACCAGACTGGCTGGACAGGAAGGAGTATCCTTTTAAGTCCAAGTATTTACAGCTAAAGGCGGGAAGGATGCATTACGTGGACGAGGGAGAAGGGCCGCCGATTGTGATGATACACGGCACCCCCGTCTGGTCGTTCCTGTACCGCAACCTGATTAAGATACTGCGCAAGAAGTACCGTTGCATCGCCATGGACATGATCGGCTTCGGGCTGTCTGACAAGCCGGAGAACTGGAGCTACAAGCCCCGGGCCCACGCCGCCAACTTCGAGCAACTGATGGATCACCTGCAACTGGAGGACGTGACCCTGCTGGTACACGACTTCGGGGCACCGATCGGGTTTGCCTATGCCATCAGGCACCCGGCAAAGGTAAAGAGCATCGTGATGCTCAACTCCTGGACCTGGTCGCTCTCGAAGCACCAGAGCTTTACGGGCACCAGCAAGTACCTGGTGGGGCCATTGGGAAAGTTCCTGCACTCCAAGCTGAACGTGTCGGCCGACACGCTGATAAAAGACCTTTTTGAGGATGAGGAGAACATGCCGGAACCCATACGGCAGCACTATATAAAAGCCCTGGGGCGCCCCGGTGACCGCGTGCGCACCCTGACCTGCGCCCGCGAACTGGTGGGCGTGACGCGCTGGTACGACGAACTCTGGAAAGAGCGCCGCAAGATACAGGACATCCCGACGCTCATCCTCTGGGGGGAGCGGGACAAGCTGATCCATATAGAGGCGCTGCAGTGCTGGAAAAATTTTTTCCATGAGAGCTATGTCATCCCGTTTGAGGAAGGCGGCCATTTTTTGCAGGAGGAGAGCGCCGAAGAGATTGCCAACTACGTGAGCAACTTTGTGCAGGAGGAGATCAAAAAGAGAGAGTTAGTTCACCACCACTAA
- a CDS encoding C40 family peptidase, with protein sequence MKTQFTSSAPIIFLLVLMAACQTSTPRFSKPGEPYKSAREIAAERRQERRSGEAVRRNGDSGERIAASKDRTSRTRTRSRNLDRDVATVIAAARSYTGTPYRWGGTTRVGMDCSGLLCTSFQSIDVTLPRTSDEQSRYGQKVKLKNIKEGDLVFFGANRFSRDVTHVGMVTEVISKDEVRFIHASSSLGVVENNLYADHFQKIFLKAVRPPVF encoded by the coding sequence TTGAAAACACAATTTACCTCCTCCGCCCCCATAATCTTTTTGCTGGTGCTGATGGCCGCCTGCCAGACCTCCACGCCCCGGTTCAGCAAGCCCGGCGAACCTTACAAATCGGCCCGCGAGATAGCCGCCGAGCGGCGCCAGGAGCGCCGATCCGGAGAGGCAGTCCGCAGGAACGGTGATTCCGGCGAGCGCATCGCCGCCTCCAAAGACCGCACCAGCCGCACCCGCACGCGGTCGCGCAACCTGGACCGCGACGTGGCCACCGTGATTGCGGCCGCCCGCTCCTACACCGGCACCCCCTATAGGTGGGGCGGCACCACCCGGGTGGGCATGGACTGCTCCGGGCTGCTCTGCACCTCCTTCCAGAGCATCGACGTGACGCTGCCGCGCACCTCAGACGAACAGAGCCGCTACGGCCAGAAAGTGAAGCTGAAAAACATAAAAGAGGGCGATCTGGTCTTTTTCGGGGCCAACCGGTTTAGCCGCGACGTGACCCATGTGGGCATGGTGACAGAGGTTATCAGCAAAGACGAGGTGCGCTTCATTCACGCCTCCTCTTCCCTGGGCGTGGTGGAGAATAATCTATATGCCGATCATTTCCAGAAAATCTTCCTAAAAGCCGTGCGCCCGCCGGTTTTTTAA
- a CDS encoding TonB-dependent receptor → MKKYLLAALLMLLSVTGLQAQVTTSSINGSVTDASGEPLIGATVKATHQPSGTVYGTATNVEGRFNIQNMRVGGPYVVEVSYIGFQPKTYSDITLRLGVPYQLEATLSESGTDLQEVVVTADQSSIFNANKTGAATNVTTEQINTLPTISRSVTDFTRLTPQANGNGFAGRDARYNNLQIDGANFNNAFGLSSNALPGGSSQPISLDAIEQIQVNIAPYDVRQSGFTGAGINAVTRSGTNTFSGSAYTFYRNENFNGTKIGDQELPEQAANETKTFGARLGGPIIKNKLFFFANYEQEEETFPGITWVASRPGLTGPNVARTTATDLELVRDYLINNYDYNPGAYENYANEFANESKKFLVRLDWNITDKHTFTIRYNQVEGTSDQVVNNNSGPNPRSSSSRVSSNAIAFENANYSFKNVVRSLTAELNSSLSDKLSNQFLATFSRIQDTRTTPAEDFPFVDIWQDGDQYISFGTELFSKGNEVLNDNYSFTNNLTYLAGKHTFTGGASFELLKFGNSYQRMATSYYRYASVNDFLTDAQPLSFGITYPYEGQDPVARVNFATAGLYAQDKITFNEQLDLTVGLRAELPLYLNELTANPSIDALVLSDTDGNPTTYSSGEWPKSRLMLSPRIGFNYDAFGDGTLQLRGGTGIFSGRIPFVWLTNMPTNAGVIQNTLEPVPDEALEGIRFNPDPMYWVNNGPSDVFIKSPSGGAPGTFALVDRNFKMPQVWRSSIAADYTIPSTPLVATVDLLYTKDIQGVYQFNANRIEATQQLNYAGDNRDFWNGRNNTQYNEDLSGTATVLSNTSKGNSLALTGGLTLNAQDGFYGSVFYTYTRARDVTGNPGSSAGSAWSNNYSINDPNELLLGISQFETPHRVVANLSYRKEYISHLATTVSLFYEGANQGRFAYTYSGDINADGVSNDLLYIPQNSEDLDFAPIMSDGNVLFTPEQQREAFDRFVNNVDALKDSRGGYVERNSGLLPWFNRFDLRLLQDVFANVGKTRNTLQFSVDVKNFANLLSSDWGVYDELNNGSLYNYGLLRVTDVSEAGVPTFQMTTIRNTSGETLLPETPFRNRFSTSSTWSMQLGLRYIFN, encoded by the coding sequence ATGAAGAAGTATTTACTTGCAGCGCTTCTCATGTTACTCAGTGTGACAGGGCTTCAGGCACAGGTAACCACAAGCAGCATCAACGGTTCTGTAACGGACGCTAGTGGCGAGCCCCTGATCGGAGCCACCGTGAAAGCGACACACCAACCCTCCGGCACGGTGTACGGCACCGCCACCAACGTGGAAGGCCGCTTCAACATACAGAACATGCGGGTGGGCGGCCCATATGTGGTGGAGGTAAGCTATATAGGCTTCCAGCCGAAAACATACAGCGATATCACGCTGCGATTAGGAGTGCCCTACCAGTTGGAGGCCACTTTGTCAGAGTCCGGCACCGATTTGCAGGAGGTCGTGGTAACAGCGGATCAAAGCTCCATTTTCAACGCAAACAAAACAGGGGCCGCGACAAACGTCACCACCGAGCAGATAAACACGCTTCCCACCATCTCACGAAGCGTTACGGACTTTACCCGCCTGACACCACAGGCCAACGGAAACGGGTTTGCCGGCAGGGACGCCCGCTACAACAACCTTCAGATAGACGGCGCCAACTTCAACAACGCCTTCGGCCTGAGTTCGAACGCCCTGCCGGGCGGAAGCTCGCAGCCCATATCGCTGGACGCCATCGAGCAGATTCAGGTAAACATTGCCCCTTACGACGTGCGCCAGTCGGGCTTTACTGGGGCCGGTATCAACGCGGTGACCCGTAGCGGCACAAACACTTTCTCGGGCTCTGCCTACACTTTTTACCGCAACGAGAACTTCAACGGAACAAAAATCGGAGATCAGGAACTTCCGGAGCAGGCCGCAAACGAGACGAAAACGTTCGGTGCCCGTCTGGGAGGCCCGATCATCAAGAACAAGCTGTTTTTCTTCGCCAACTACGAGCAGGAGGAAGAGACTTTCCCGGGCATTACCTGGGTTGCCTCCCGCCCGGGCCTGACCGGGCCAAATGTAGCCAGAACGACGGCGACTGACCTGGAGCTGGTGCGCGATTACCTGATCAACAACTACGACTACAACCCGGGGGCTTATGAGAACTACGCCAACGAGTTCGCCAATGAGAGCAAGAAGTTCCTGGTGCGCCTGGACTGGAACATCACGGACAAGCACACCTTTACCATCCGCTACAACCAGGTGGAAGGCACAAGCGACCAGGTCGTGAACAACAACTCAGGCCCTAACCCGCGTTCTTCCTCAAGCCGCGTAAGCTCTAACGCCATCGCGTTCGAGAATGCGAATTACTCTTTCAAAAACGTGGTTCGCTCGCTTACGGCAGAATTGAACAGCTCTTTGTCTGACAAGCTGTCGAACCAGTTCCTGGCCACTTTCAGCCGCATACAGGATACGCGCACGACGCCAGCCGAAGATTTTCCTTTTGTGGATATATGGCAAGACGGAGACCAGTACATTTCCTTCGGTACGGAGCTGTTCAGCAAAGGCAACGAGGTGCTCAACGACAACTACTCGTTTACCAACAACCTCACGTACCTGGCCGGAAAGCATACCTTTACCGGCGGTGCCAGCTTCGAGCTGCTGAAGTTCGGTAACAGCTACCAGCGCATGGCCACTTCCTATTACCGCTACGCCTCCGTGAACGACTTCCTGACCGATGCCCAGCCCCTATCGTTTGGTATCACCTATCCCTACGAAGGCCAGGACCCTGTTGCCCGCGTTAACTTTGCCACGGCCGGTCTGTATGCACAGGACAAGATTACCTTCAACGAGCAACTTGATCTGACAGTGGGCCTGCGCGCTGAGTTGCCCCTCTACCTGAACGAGCTTACCGCTAACCCGTCTATTGACGCCCTCGTTTTGTCTGACACAGACGGAAACCCAACCACTTACTCGAGCGGCGAGTGGCCAAAGTCCCGCCTGATGCTTTCCCCGAGGATCGGCTTTAACTACGATGCGTTTGGTGACGGAACTTTGCAGCTGCGCGGCGGAACAGGTATTTTCTCGGGTCGCATACCGTTTGTGTGGCTCACCAACATGCCTACCAACGCCGGTGTAATCCAGAACACGCTGGAGCCGGTTCCTGACGAGGCGCTGGAGGGCATCCGGTTCAATCCGGACCCCATGTACTGGGTAAACAACGGACCTTCCGACGTTTTCATCAAGTCGCCCAGCGGTGGCGCTCCCGGAACCTTCGCGCTGGTTGACCGCAACTTCAAGATGCCGCAGGTATGGAGAAGCAGCATCGCGGCAGATTACACCATCCCCAGCACACCGCTGGTAGCCACGGTAGACCTGCTTTATACCAAAGACATCCAGGGCGTTTACCAGTTTAACGCGAACAGAATAGAGGCCACCCAACAGCTGAACTACGCTGGCGACAACCGGGATTTCTGGAACGGCCGGAACAACACCCAGTACAACGAGGACCTCAGCGGCACTGCCACTGTGCTCAGCAACACCAGCAAAGGAAATTCCCTGGCCTTAACCGGTGGCCTGACGCTTAATGCACAGGATGGCTTCTATGGCTCCGTATTCTACACCTACACCCGCGCCAGAGACGTAACGGGCAACCCCGGCTCCAGCGCAGGCTCGGCCTGGTCTAACAACTACTCCATCAACGACCCCAACGAACTCCTGCTCGGTATTTCCCAGTTCGAGACACCGCACCGCGTGGTAGCCAATCTTTCATACCGCAAGGAGTATATAAGCCACCTGGCCACAACAGTGTCATTGTTCTATGAGGGCGCCAACCAGGGCCGTTTCGCTTATACCTATAGCGGTGACATCAACGCAGACGGCGTCAGCAACGACCTGCTCTATATCCCCCAGAATTCTGAAGACCTGGACTTTGCCCCCATCATGAGCGATGGCAATGTGCTGTTCACACCTGAGCAGCAGCGCGAGGCTTTCGACCGCTTTGTGAATAACGTAGATGCTTTGAAAGACAGCAGGGGCGGCTATGTAGAGCGCAACAGCGGATTGCTGCCGTGGTTCAACCGCTTTGATCTGAGATTGCTGCAGGATGTATTCGCCAACGTCGGCAAAACGCGCAACACCCTTCAGTTCAGCGTTGATGTGAAGAACTTCGCAAACCTGCTGAGCTCCGACTGGGGCGTTTACGACGAACTGAACAACGGCTCTCTGTATAACTATGGCTTGTTGCGTGTAACCGATGTATCGGAGGCGGGCGTTCCTACCTTCCAGATGACGACCATCCGGAACACGAGCGGCGAAACGCTGCTGCCGGAGACACCTTTCCGGAACAGGTTCAGCACGTCAAGCACCTGGAGCATGCAGCTGGGCCTGCGCTATATCTTCAACTAA